One genomic segment of bacterium includes these proteins:
- a CDS encoding exo-alpha-sialidase, with protein MRYALLPVLFCAATALAGFGPNVRIDHEDIPDHGCGFAAITLGPGTGSNQPLLVAFEDDTGIVQPIRADVMFQKSTDAGRTWLPKDVLVRRGSPFAMNPDITTDPDGNIYIVYNENGTALRGFYCVRSSDGGATWFPPTRVDDHDASSLIGSARIAADSAGNLICAWNDDRTGSLHIWSSVSTDRGATWSQNVRVDDDTTNDDCYQADVFVQPGTNHYLVAAEAPCPDGHLGCYLYRSTDMGQTFQPGVRLDTFGGVAGSPHVVADAQHVICDFTGNSHNSEQINTEARTLYTQPDTWGSLSLVSKLDTSQFWSYYNGAKLAISADGCLHTALMVCHDISEGLYLTYYVRSSDHGVTWSRLELVNDDTTTDSWNPDIAADSAGHAYVVWQVVSGQVWFSTNCPAAIAEQPSRQTVGVQPLATIVRNVLRVAERPSSSASPLLDISGREVMDLKPGANDVSRVSPGIYFVREARTQAVRKVVITR; from the coding sequence ATGAGATATGCTCTCTTGCCAGTCCTCTTCTGTGCCGCCACCGCCCTTGCCGGTTTCGGGCCGAACGTCCGCATCGACCACGAGGACATACCAGATCACGGCTGCGGGTTCGCCGCGATCACGCTCGGTCCCGGCACAGGGTCGAACCAGCCGCTCCTCGTCGCTTTCGAGGACGACACTGGCATTGTGCAACCTATCCGGGCTGATGTCATGTTCCAGAAGTCCACCGACGCCGGGAGAACGTGGTTGCCCAAGGACGTGCTCGTTCGACGAGGCAGCCCCTTTGCGATGAACCCGGACATAACGACCGATCCGGACGGAAACATCTACATCGTCTACAATGAGAATGGCACGGCACTTCGTGGCTTCTATTGTGTTCGGTCGAGCGACGGCGGCGCCACATGGTTTCCGCCAACCAGGGTCGATGACCACGACGCGAGCTCGCTCATTGGCTCGGCCCGGATTGCGGCCGACTCAGCCGGCAATCTTATCTGTGCCTGGAACGACGACCGCACCGGAAGTCTGCACATCTGGTCATCCGTATCTACCGACCGGGGAGCGACATGGAGCCAAAACGTCCGTGTGGACGACGACACGACGAATGATGACTGCTATCAGGCGGATGTCTTTGTGCAGCCAGGAACGAATCACTACTTGGTGGCCGCAGAGGCGCCCTGCCCTGATGGTCACCTCGGCTGCTACCTGTACCGCTCTACCGACATGGGCCAGACGTTCCAACCTGGAGTCCGGCTCGACACATTCGGAGGCGTTGCAGGTTCGCCGCACGTCGTGGCCGACGCTCAGCACGTCATCTGTGACTTCACCGGCAACAGCCATAACTCCGAACAAATAAACACCGAGGCCCGGACCCTCTACACCCAACCCGACACTTGGGGCAGCCTCTCACTTGTCAGCAAGCTGGACACATCGCAGTTCTGGTCATATTACAACGGCGCCAAGCTCGCCATCTCTGCCGATGGATGCTTGCACACGGCTCTCATGGTCTGCCATGACATCTCTGAGGGTCTCTACTTGACTTACTACGTACGCTCCTCCGATCACGGCGTCACATGGTCCCGACTCGAGCTTGTCAACGATGATACAACGACAGACAGTTGGAACCCGGACATTGCAGCCGACTCTGCCGGCCACGCCTATGTGGTCTGGCAGGTAGTGAGTGGTCAGGTATGGTTCTCGACCAACTGCCCGGCCGCAATCGCCGAGCAGCCGTCCCGGCAGACCGTCGGCGTACAGCCACTTGCGACGATCGTCCGCAACGTCCTGCGTGTTGCAGAGCGCCCAAGCTCAAGCGCAAGCCCGCTCCTCGACATCAGCGGAAGAGAGGTCATGGACCTGAAACCGGGCGCTAACGACGTGAGCCGAGTCAGCCCAGGCATCTACTTTGTGAGAGAGGCAAGAACCCAAGCTGTCCGAAAGGTCGTAATCACTAGATAG
- a CDS encoding sialidase family protein, translating to MNYTLLLLLCGTVAHSFFGPNVRIDHTGSRDICYVPRITLGPRTGSSRPIYVAFEDDSLGYFSGVLFQKSLDGGRTWLPADVFIARPTACDPDITTDREGDIFIVYQDPVSVNCVRSTDGGATWPLRTKVNDDSTKSAGAARIATDSAGNLFCVFFAYRPGCARIWSSVSTDRGATWSRNVRVDDIPDTLYYDCGRPDVFVQPGTNDYLVAASAPYHDGAYINPGPYFYRSTDMGQTFQPGVQVDTSAIEAHVVADAQHVIVDYSGIETRTLYTIPDTWGAPYLIGYSSENTGKLAISADRRVHTVLEVEDTTGISQAYYSFSSDHGVSWSDPELVSADSTKTTGYPDIAADSAGHVYVAWEAGIHCGIWFATNSPADVAEQPAQSPISVQPFVTIVRGVLFLGDCPRTGTVPKTVLLDISGRKVLDLRPGANDVSRQAPGVYFVRAVSREPSAVSCYKVVVTR from the coding sequence ATGAACTATACTCTGCTGCTTCTGCTTTGTGGCACGGTCGCCCATAGTTTCTTCGGGCCGAACGTTCGCATTGACCATACCGGGTCACGCGACATCTGCTATGTTCCCAGAATCACTCTCGGTCCCCGCACGGGGTCGAGCCGGCCGATCTACGTCGCGTTCGAGGATGATTCGCTCGGCTATTTTTCGGGCGTACTGTTCCAGAAGTCCCTTGATGGCGGCAGAACCTGGTTGCCCGCGGACGTGTTCATCGCACGCCCTACTGCGTGTGATCCTGACATAACGACCGACCGGGAGGGCGACATTTTCATCGTCTACCAGGACCCCGTGAGCGTCAATTGTGTGCGGTCGACGGATGGCGGCGCGACCTGGCCTCTACGGACCAAGGTCAATGATGACTCAACCAAATCCGCTGGCGCGGCCCGGATTGCGACCGACTCAGCCGGCAACCTGTTCTGTGTCTTCTTCGCCTACCGCCCGGGCTGCGCTCGCATCTGGTCTTCCGTGTCAACCGACCGGGGAGCGACGTGGAGCCGGAACGTCCGCGTGGACGATATTCCCGACACGTTGTACTACGACTGCGGCCGGCCGGACGTCTTCGTGCAGCCGGGTACAAATGACTACCTTGTGGCCGCATCAGCCCCCTACCACGACGGTGCATACATCAACCCCGGACCTTACTTCTACCGTTCCACCGACATGGGTCAGACCTTCCAGCCGGGAGTCCAGGTCGACACGTCGGCAATCGAGGCGCATGTCGTTGCCGATGCACAGCACGTCATCGTCGACTATTCGGGGATTGAGACGCGGACTCTATACACGATACCGGATACCTGGGGCGCGCCCTACCTAATCGGCTATTCAAGCGAGAACACGGGCAAGCTTGCCATCTCCGCCGACCGCCGTGTACACACGGTACTTGAGGTTGAAGACACCACGGGAATCAGCCAGGCCTATTACTCCTTCTCATCCGACCACGGCGTTTCGTGGTCCGACCCCGAGCTCGTGAGTGCGGACAGCACCAAGACCACTGGCTACCCGGACATCGCCGCCGACTCTGCCGGGCACGTCTATGTCGCGTGGGAAGCCGGGATACACTGCGGAATCTGGTTCGCGACCAATAGCCCGGCAGACGTCGCTGAACAGCCGGCGCAGTCACCTATAAGCGTGCAGCCGTTTGTGACCATCGTCCGAGGCGTCCTGTTCCTGGGGGACTGTCCCCGCACAGGGACTGTCCCCAAAACCGTGCTTCTCGACATCAGCGGTCGGAAGGTGCTGGACCTACGTCCCGGCGCGAATGACGTGAGCAGGCAGGCTCCCGGTGTCTACTTCGTGCGGGCTGTAAGCCGTGAGCCGTCAGCCGTTAGCTGTTACAAGGTCGTGGTTACGAGGTAG